The Drosophila subobscura isolate 14011-0131.10 chromosome A, UCBerk_Dsub_1.0, whole genome shotgun sequence genome includes the window TTAAGCGATTTTCaatgttatttttttaatttcattttgctcgACGCACAGCACTCGGCCAATCGAAAAACACAATGATTAGCAATAACACGTATTAGAACTAGTTGGCAAGTCGCGAGTAGAGTGCACAATATTTCGAGTAGTGGTTTTCAAAGCCTACACTTGCTATGACGTTGGCAGTGACACACTgagctgaggctgtggctgtgtctgtgtccgctGATTCTGCGCGTAGAGATCTCCACCGATCACGTTCGAGTTCGTACATATATTCTTTGGCAATGGACAACAACACTATCactaacaaaaataacaacggCGAGAAAATAACTCTGCCAACACTTTGTCGTGTTGATTTCGGGGAGGCGAGTGCCGAAGttgagctgtggctgctgctgtttgtttttgcttctctttcgTTGCCGGAATGTTGCAATGGCAAAGCTGGGTTTGGATATATCGTTCCAGCCCTAGCCGATGGCCCTGCAATATATTCTCATGCTGATATCGATGTTTCTAGTTAGAgagggcgccactgtgcaaaacGTATCTACGTTCTCCGCGCAGGCGTAAATCGTTGAAACAGAATGGCGGATCGATTGCGTTGCTTCTACTATTCGTTTAATTCATAAgttaatataatatttaaacaatatatTAGCTAGACCATTACTATATAAGAATAATATATTGCTCCTTGGTGGAGCTTAACTGGCCGTCAGCCAGCTTCACGAGGAGGTGTCCTTGATGGATTACAAGTTTTTCGCCATCGCCAGGAAACCTCTTCTTGCGGTGAGCATGCGACAATCATGATCGATGACAGGCCAACATTAGTTGGAATCGCTTCTGATAGTGACACGCGCTGAGAGGCCGTTGGTGGAGACTCCAATACGATGGCTACCTACGAGCTGTAATTCACAGTTTCGCGAGGACAAAAAGTCGTGGAACTCGACGGCTCGCGCCGTCAACTAAGCCACTGCCAAGGCGCGAACACTATGCTACACAGTTGTGTGGCTGCGTGCACGCGAACccgttttcctttctttgtgTCTACTTTTTCCATGTCCATTTATTTAGGCTTCGCTGCAGTGATGCAATGGAAGCCATAAATGGTGCAAACTTCCTAGGCCCACTAAAATGCGTAAATAATGTTTTGAACCAGTTAACCAAAAGCCAATGCCGAGTGCCGATTGCCTCGCGGTCTGAAGCTTCCGGCCCGCTCTTGGCCGGTCCAGTTTGATGCAGAGCAGACAATTGTTAACCCAATTCACGACCCGATCAGGCTCAgactggcctggcctggtctgtCCAGAGACGGCATGTCCAGGAGCGGCCTGGCTCATATAAAAGGCTTCGGTCGCCAATTGATGCACAGATAACATCGCGCACTCGAGCTGATCCTAAGCAATGCAGACCCACAAGATTTTCCGCTGCCTAGCACTGGTCCTGCTGTCCCTCAGCCAGGTCCGTGCCCAGATCATCCAGCCACTGCGTTATCCGTTCGGACCGGTgcacccgcagcagcagccgcatcggCAACAGCGCTCCCTCTTTGGCCCACCCGGTCCACCGGTCGGTTGGAGCAGCGGAGGCGGCTgggccagtcccagtcccagcttCGGATTCAGCCCCCTGCCACCCTCGTCGAGCCCGCACGTAACAAAGGACGAGCTTCTCGCTCTGCTGGCAGCCTGGAAAGATGTGGAGCACAAGCCGACTCCTCCACCAACACCCGAGCCGGAGgtcgagccagagccagaggtgACCaccactcctcctccccccgaggaggaggaagaggaaccAGAACCGGAGGCACCGGCCCCAGAGGCTCCAGCCGGACCTCCTCCCGGTGTGCCGGTTACCGTCTCGCTGCCAGCCTTGGTGCCCATTCAATTAGCCGCTATGTGGCAGACGCCAGTGCCTGGCGCAGGATCCGTAGGCCTCGGTCTGGGCGGACTTGGTGGTCTTTCTGGtttgggactgggacttggTGGCGGCTTGGCAGCAGCCGGCGCCACCGGTGTCGCTGCAGCAGGAAACGGACcagcggctgccactgcccgcACCGCTACAGTCGCGCGATCGCGATCACGAGCCCGGGCTCGGGTCGGCAGTCGGTCCTCAAACGACGCCTCCATTCGCTTTCCCGTCGCCAATCCACGCAGCTTCGCTTCTGGCAACTATGTGGCGCCCAGACCGCGCTACTATCGTGCCGCTCCTTCACAGCCGGAGCCCATGCGGTTTGTATATCCCTCCGACACTGCTGCTAACTTTATCTCGAAATTCAACTTTTTTCCAGGGTCGATGTGATGCCGTCCCCAGGGTATCTGGAATATGGTCCAGGACCGGCCCAGCTCGTTCCTAAATATTGGCAGTAGTCGCCGCTTCTCTAGTGCATTCCTTGCTATACTCGTCCCTCTTCTTCTATCTAAGCTTTAAGAGtacaaatatacacacacatacataaaggCTACGTAAAtccatatctacatacatacatacatatgtacatattcagatgtttTAATGCCATGTTCATTTaacacacaatttttttttattcttggttttaataataaatatttacacttaTATTTTGTGCATTCTGGTGTTCCAAGCTcccattcatatttatatgtaattCATGAATGCCGCATCTGCttcatgccatgccattctccctctctctcacacaaGCTTTATCATACAGTGTGCGCCCTCTGGCGGAGGAGATTGTGAGAAGAttgagagatagagagagagagatgtagtGGGAGAACAGAAGTGTAAAgtaaaatactttaaaatataAGCAAGTACAAGAACTATCATTGAACTTAAACGCGGTTCCCCTCACTTTCTCTATGTTTTCCCCATCTCTTATGACAAGTGCGTCAGATATTGAGTAAGATCTCAGAGAGATCCCCCTCCCAGCATTATCCAACAGCATAATGTTGTCCTTTAAAGAACAGCGTCACCATAAggcacagagagggagagagcatgcggtacattgtacatatttatgtacatatttacatagctataattatttacacattttgttgtatacatacatatgtatgtacataaataggTCCTCAAAAATACTGCCTAGCTAAGTAGGATATTAGAGGAATATAGCAAgacaaaaattaaagcaaaatgtaCTTTATTTTATCTACTCATTATACCATTTAACGTGTTCGACTACTGAACTGAAGCGAAACCCCATCTGAAATCAGCAATCGAGCCAAATCGCCATAACTTGCTGATTCGCGTTGACAGACATTTTTTATGTGATGCAGttttaacgagaagggacgtgtgagacgcttcttacgcgtcacaacttttatacccggtactcagtactacatctgtaccttagcggttttttgtcaagttttaaaatttttcttcagctgtcatctacatctacaacacttctcacgccaacacgctcctttagctcgcccccctttcctagacccacacactgcagactgccagtggcagagacgcggcagagggagCTGGAGcatactgcagaagcagagtgtgaatgagagaatgtgcaaaaaacaaatataagctgctggacggggtgggtttagccactggaaattgatttctttcttcgttcttttatcttcagaattgtaggtttgggttttcgcccttttgcgaggcggaagggggcggggctcattttttaaatacactggtttcagtgtgagcatacagcagtctggagccaaaatttggtgggtctagctcttatagtctctgagaactagccgacaaacaagacggacggacggacagacagacatggcttaatcgactcggctattgctgctgatcaagaatatatacatatactttatggggtcggaaacgttttcttctgtgctttacatacaaccgttattcgcacaaatacgatataccctatttactcttcgactaccgggtataaaaatcgcGTTCAACACTCTGCCGAATAAGAAATAAAGACCGATGACGCTGGGACTGGATGAAAGTGGTCAAGCCACATAAGTGACTTTTTGAGCGAAGAGGTCTTCAGCCACGAGTTGAATTCGGGGCGCTACAACCACACCGACATGAATTCAATGAATTCGTAGCATgctgtacatacttatgtacgcCGCAAAAAGGCCCAACACTCGCCAAGAAGCAATTTGTATTGTAAAAGaggattttattttatttcgacTAATAATAAATATCAGGATCAGggaccaaaaaaaatattcatgtGCGAATATACGGTGGGAACTGATACAAGGAGCATCGACTAGGCAATGAAAGGGTTACAATTAAAGCCCCCTTTGAATGGGAAAAGAAATAAGGAATCTGATCCGAATTGCAGCCCGAGTATGGCAGGACAGTGTGGCCTTGTTATTGggaattttcacacatttcgCGTAAATGGTAATTGGCATGCCTACCACCTGATTCCTGATATCGCTTACCATAATCACGGGCAGCACGCGtaaaaaacaattatgaaAAGAAATGTGCAATGCGCGACAGACTAGTTTGGACTTCCCGCTAGGACCAATATCAGCTTACTTGTAATTGCAATGGCCGCTTGCTGTGTTTATGTAAGACCGAAGACCGTAAAACTTCGACACTGGTATTGGCATGGATCGGACGCTCTAACTTAATAGCTGTATTAACTAATggacaaataaataacaaattagCACAAGCGCTTGAACCAGTTTAGGCCAGGCGATGCCACAGAATCCAGAGGCCTTGGTGGGCGGACAGCAGGGCGAAGGCACCGGCAAACACAAAGTTCAGCCTGTAGATGGCTGCCTGACAATACAGCAGAACAATCCCCGCGAGCACGTACAATAGTATGGAAATCATCCAATGGCCAGAGCTAAGGTAGGCAAGAaaaaaggagaggagagactAGATGAGAATGAGTTGGTTAAGATTGGTGGTACAAGTTTTATTACCATTTCTGGGGCGCCCGAAACTGCAGCAATAAACTTAGGGATACCAGGATGACGATACTTGGCTGCAAGCCCGGGTCGGGCAGATCGATTCCAAGGCTAAGGATAGGGGGAAGAAGTGAAGACATCTTCAGGGAGTCTTATGAGTGTTGTTGGAACATTCACTTACCGTCGAGATCGGACCCAGGCCAATGTGCTGGGTGCATTGAGCAGGAGCTGAATGAGAAGCATCAACAACAAGGTTACGTGAAAGGGAAAGTTCTGCAGGCCCAAACAGGGCTCTGAATCTGCACCGTTTCCCTTTTGTGCTGCCTCCATTTCTTCCTCCTCgtcttcttgctgctgttgcttatCATCGTCCGAATGGCCATCATCCATGGCCGACAGTATGTCGCCAGTTTCCTGAGATCGTGCACCTGTAGCAGCTGGCTCACCCAGTGTGCCGCGCACCAATTTGGCCGCCTTCTGCCAGAGGAAGTCCTCCAGGTAATCCTTATAGGCATTCGACAGCATGAGAAAGTAGAAAACAAAGGCCAGCAGTAGACCCACACCACTGCAGGTGCCTATGGCCGTCGCAATTGTTAGGATGCCGTAAGTAATGGGCAGATGAGTCATTACGGAGATCAGTATGTTGGAGCTGCCCTGCGAGTGTCGCGTCAGACGCATTGCCAAGCGATAGAATGCGTTTCCGTAGAGCGATAGGGCCAGCCAGGTGGCCAAAGCTGCTACCGAAGTGATCGCAATCGCTGCGCAGTGGATCAAAATTGACACGTTGATGCTGTAGTCCAAGGGCTCTGGCGCGGGCAGCACGCGGCTGCTCAGTATCAGCTTCTTCAGCAGACGACACGCtgcaagaaaaccaaaaacttgtTAGCATTGTGCGACTACATGGGTGGAGCATTTCTCTCGGACAACCTGTGACCACGTATAGTGACGTGTACTGCAGAAAGCCGGTGTAGGGCTTTAGGCTTCTGAAACTGCCCACTTCCTGGTAGGTGGAAACCTGCTTCCGCAGAACGATGAGCAGCACACATGTCAGGTGGGCCGGAAGCCAGCCGTAGAACTCCAGGACCAGTCGGGACAGCGCTGAGGAGTAGCCATACTCATAGCTTAGTTCAAGCAAATTAGTCCGAGTGAGATGGAAGACGTCAGcaagagggagaaagaggagATTGGAGAATCATCAATCCACATTAATCAAGCCTCAAACCAGTTAAAGTCGAGAAGTGTTCAATTACCTGATGCGATACCGACAGATGGGGTCCAGGTACAAGTCTATTGTGACTGGATTCAGGGTCGTATTATAGTACTTGGGAAGCAGGGTGGGTACGTTCGCGTAGAGCTGAGGCTTCTCCTCTGGAGAGCTGCGGAGCGGATCGGATCACGGAAAGACGATCAGCTATTGACTGAAACATGATAGAAGCAATTCGAGAACTCACGTCAACGTTTGAAAGCGCTCAAAACCCGCCGCCCAAGGAACACATAGCCTAGCCGTGACGCGATACTGTGGATTGAGGCACTGCAGGGGCTCAATGATCACTCTCAGGCTCTGGTACGGATCGAAGAGGTCGCTGATATGCAGCCTGTAGTGGAGTGTGCCCTGAAGCGTTTCATTCACGGCGACTTTCCTGGCAAAGGAGTACCAGCGTGGAAGGCGAATGTTAACGTACCGCTCCCGAGGATCGTAGATGTCTAGATTGTAACCAATGTGGCCGCTGCCCGCTGGTAGGCGTACCAGCACATGTGTCCACTCCAAGTAGGTATTGCGAAGGTTGTGGAGATCCAGCACGGCAATGCTTCgcggctctcgctctctgttcgGCAGCCGCTGAACTAGATGGATGAGCGGTGTGGCCTTCTCGctaaaatgccacaaaagaagTATGTAACGTGGTCTGGTCTCTAGCATTGAGCAGGAAGGAAAACCTACCAGTAAGTTTGACCCGTCTCTTTGTGGATCTGGGCAGTGCAGCCGAATAGCCATTCGCTCTCGCCCACATTCAGCGTCTCAATGGCCAGCTTCTTGTAGCGCTTATGGCGCTTAAGCCCAATCAGCTCAAAAAAGGAAGTCTTTAGGCCATTGGCGAAGTACTTATTTATGACTAATCGTCGCTCCTCGTTCCAATTGTTGGCGACGGATAAGCTCATGGTGTGATGCGGGCGCGTTGTGGGCTTCTGAAAAACCAGACGCGATAAATGGCGAAGAAATTGTGATGGGCTTTCGaatttaccacaaagtgcgaCAGGGCCAACTGCAGGTTTCGTTGTTTTTCTATGCCAAAGATCACTGACCGATCGTCTCGCACCTGTGCTATGCTGAAGAGGAAACTATTGATGGCCTGCATGAACTGCAAGCACCAAACAGCAGACAAATGGTCGCAGCTCAGACTCACTCGGGGTATTGCAGAGGTCTGCAAGGTAACAGAAGTAACAAAATAGAGAGCGTATGGAGTCAGGACCATGTCATATTGAAACTTACCATGGCGTGGAGATCATTGAACTTGGAGGCTGTTAGGCCCGGGCGCACGAGGAGATCGCGGTTACCGCCACCCGTCGAGATGATCAAAACGTTGTCCAGTTTTGCCGATGTCTCTTGTAGAGCCATTTTCTGGACATTTGGCGGCTTCTGGTGCAAGCTGTTGCAGACATTGGTTCGAGTCGTCGGTAGAGTGGCGGTGCGAGTCTTGCTGAGGGCACTATCCGTCTGTGCGTAAAAAGCGTTCAGTTGAGCATCCAAATTAACCACGGGCTGGTCCAGGGGCGTTGAAATGCTAATAATTGTGTTTATGTGCTGCCCAATTTTAAGGTCTGTAAGAACAGACTGCGCCAGCTTACCACCCATTGAGTGGCCGATGAGCACAATGGACGATTGCTCGCTGTGCACCTTGTAGAGGGACAGGATTGTGCGGATGCATAGTTCAAGATAACGTCGCTGGTGATACAAGTAGCCGCCATAGAGAGCCGACAGCTCTTCATCGTAGTCGATGGTGTAGAAGTCCAAATGAATGCCGGCCTCGTTAGACAGAGCCTTGCGTAGGGCTACGGAGGCCAATGATCGAACTTGCTTATAGGAGCCGCTGTTGCCGGGCACAAAAATAACCGGCGCTCCGGTCATGCGCCTTGTAAGTGGGTCCACCGGATCCCTAACTCCCTCGTAGTAGTAGAAAAGTCTGTAATTGGGAAACAGCTCGCCGTTCTTTGTCCGAACACGCTGTATTTGCCATAGTTATTGTATGTTGAGTGTGCTTGTGCTAATCTCTTTCTGACAACTTACTGAGAACATCGGCTGCCCAAACATATAGGTCATGCGACAGGCATTCGGCTCTACGTCCACGTACAGGTTAATGATTCCATATATGAAACAACAGATCGAGCCGATTACCAGGAGAACAACACAGTTTcgaaacataaacattttaaatatgtttaattttGCATCCTTCCTTTctgttagtttttgttgttgtttagatGGCGCTGCCAGACCGCTGTGGCTTGGTTCCAGAGAGTATCGATACGCAATAGTGATAGTGAGTACTAGGGGGGAgagttatatgtatgtaagtaaaTTTGCGAATTTAAAATAACGCaactaatatttcaaaaataactaactaactaaacTAACAAAACATGTGTGTCCTGACTAAGATACATTTCCCATATTGGTGACATTTCGTAGACAAAACTGAAGGAAACTCTTTTTCtattacatatatattgttatatatttctatttacatacatatgtatgtagatatgtttCACGATATTTGCTAAagttataaattataattaaggAAATACAGCGTAgataaaaaatacaaagcaGAAAACAGATGAACAGTAAATTCATCAGGCTTAATACTCGGATAATATTTCCCATCTCTAATTCAGCATTTGAAACATCATGTATgatcatgtatgtatggacatttgtacgtatgtatgtattaataaATGTTGTTGGTGGTAGCTGATCATTCTGCTAACGTACGCGTGCGCTTGCCTCTattccgatccgatccgtcCGTACCGCCCCGTCCCCTTGCTGACAACCAACGCAAGCATCTCAGCATCAGCGCCAGAATTGTCAACAACCAAAGCCAGCAGCGCCGGCGTCAGCGTCATCAACGCTTCGTAACGTGTTTACGTTTCTAAGCCCCAGTCGgagttgcgtgtgtgtggtgggttttaatctgtgtgtgcgctcaATTCGcgtattcgtatttgtatCTAGCTTGCTGGCTGCTAGCCTCTGGGCCTGGTTTGGAATCGGAAAGAAAAAAGACAGTAGTGCCCTGCTGCGTTGCGGGTCGCgccaataataaaaacaagcTAGCTGACGCCGCCGCCGTCTCTGTCTCGTTGTCGCCTCTGCCGTTGTGTTGCCGCTGCGGATCTCTCGAATCTGATC containing:
- the LOC117903071 gene encoding formin-like protein 14 translates to MQTHKIFRCLALVLLSLSQVRAQIIQPLRYPFGPVHPQQQPHRQQRSLFGPPGPPVGWSSGGGWASPSPSFGFSPLPPSSSPHVTKDELLALLAAWKDVEHKPTPPPTPEPEVEPEPEVTTTPPPPEEEEEEPEPEAPAPEAPAGPPPGVPVTVSLPALVPIQLAAMWQTPVPGAGSVGLGLGGLGGLSGLGLGLGGGLAAAGATGVAAAGNGPAAATARTATVARSRSRARARVGSRSSNDASIRFPVANPRSFASGNYVAPRPRYYRAAPSQPEPMRVDVMPSPGYLEYGPGPAQLVPKYWQ
- the LOC117902936 gene encoding GPI inositol-deacylase, with translation MFMFRNCVVLLVIGSICCFIYGIINLYVDVEPNACRMTYMFGQPMFSRVRTKNGELFPNYRLFYYYEGVRDPVDPLTRRMTGAPVIFVPGNSGSYKQVRSLASVALRKALSNEAGIHLDFYTIDYDEELSALYGGYLYHQRRYLELCIRTILSLYKVHSEQSSIVLIGHSMGGKLAQSVLTDLKIGQHINTIISISTPLDQPVVNLDAQLNAFYAQTDSALSKTRTATLPTTRTNVCNSLHQKPPNVQKMALQETSAKLDNVLIISTGGGNRDLLVRPGLTASKFNDLHAMTSAIPRVSLSCDHLSAVWCLQFMQAINSFLFSIAQVRDDRSVIFGIEKQRNLQLALSHFVKPTTRPHHTMSLSVANNWNEERRLVINKYFANGLKTSFFELIGLKRHKRYKKLAIETLNVGESEWLFGCTAQIHKETGQTYCEKATPLIHLVQRLPNREREPRSIAVLDLHNLRNTYLEWTHVLVRLPAGSGHIGYNLDIYDPRERYVNIRLPRWYSFARKVAVNETLQGTLHYRLHISDLFDPYQSLRVIIEPLQCLNPQYRVTARLCVPWAAGFERFQTLTSPEEKPQLYANVPTLLPKYYNTTLNPVTIDLYLDPICRYRISYEYGYSSALSRLVLEFYGWLPAHLTCVLLIVLRKQVSTYQEVGSFRSLKPYTGFLQYTSLYVVTACRLLKKLILSSRVLPAPEPLDYSINVSILIHCAAIAITSVAALATWLALSLYGNAFYRLAMRLTRHSQGSSNILISVMTHLPITYGILTIATAIGTCSGVGLLLAFVFYFLMLSNAYKDYLEDFLWQKAAKLVRGTLGEPAATGARSQETGDILSAMDDGHSDDDKQQQQEDEEEEMEAAQKGNGADSEPCLGLQNFPFHVTLLLMLLIQLLLNAPSTLAWVRSRRLGIDLPDPGLQPSIVILVSLSLLLQFRAPQKCSGHWMISILLYVLAGIVLLYCQAAIYRLNFVFAGAFALLSAHQGLWILWHRLA